One genomic region from Candidatus Binatia bacterium encodes:
- a CDS encoding cobalamin B12-binding domain-containing protein, with product MPEKRLRILVAKPGLDGHDRGAKIIARALRDAGFEVIYTGLHQTPEMIAEAAAQEDVDGIGLSILSGAHMTLFPAVMQLLKQKG from the coding sequence GTGCCTGAGAAACGATTGCGAATTCTAGTGGCGAAACCCGGACTGGACGGGCATGACCGCGGGGCGAAGATCATCGCGCGTGCCCTGCGTGATGCCGGGTTCGAGGTGATTTATACCGGTCTGCATCAGACGCCGGAGATGATCGCTGAAGCGGCGGCGCAGGAGGACGTCGATGGCATCGGGCTCAGCATCTTGTCCGGCGCCCATATGACCCTGTTCCCGGCGGTCATGCAGCTGCTCAAACAAAAAGG
- a CDS encoding methylmalonyl-CoA mutase family protein, translating to MTKSKSEWLRTVYPHSADRLRAYTTLSDLEVDAVYTPEDHAASSYDEKLGHPGEYPFTRGAYPSMYRGKLWTMRQFAGFGTAEDTNQRFKFLLDQGQTGLSTAFDMPTLMGYDADHPRSLGEVGREGVAVSSLADMEALFADIPLDRVTTSMTVNCSASVLLAMYFAMAQRRGIAWNKLGGTIQNDMLKEFIAQKEWISPPAPSVRVIVDMIEFCARQAPRWHAVSISGYHIREAGSTAAQELAFTLADGIGYVQAAIERGLEVDTFAPRLSFFFNVHSDFFEEIAKFRAARRMWATIMRERFGAKDPRSWLLRTHAQTAGCSLTAQQPLNNVVRVAIQALAGVLGGTQSLHTNSMDETLALPSEQAVLVALRTQQIIAEETGVANIVDPLGGSYAVEALTDRLEKEALAYIHRIDELGGIVRAIELGYPQKEIAEAAYRYQQEIDRGEKIMVGANKYQIEDEPPLELLRIGADVEPKQVQRVRQRKQARNAAAVGAALASVKQAAADGTNLMPPIIEAVKQECTVGEISDVFRDVFGVYRDPAWI from the coding sequence GGCTGACCGACTGCGCGCCTATACGACCCTATCGGATCTGGAGGTGGACGCGGTGTACACGCCGGAGGACCACGCCGCATCGTCGTACGACGAGAAGCTCGGCCATCCTGGCGAGTACCCGTTCACGCGCGGCGCCTACCCGAGCATGTACCGGGGCAAGCTGTGGACCATGCGCCAGTTCGCCGGCTTCGGAACGGCGGAAGATACCAACCAGCGCTTCAAGTTCCTGCTGGACCAAGGGCAGACCGGGCTTTCCACCGCCTTCGATATGCCGACGCTCATGGGGTACGACGCCGATCACCCGCGTTCCCTAGGCGAGGTCGGTCGCGAGGGGGTGGCCGTGTCCAGTCTGGCGGACATGGAAGCGCTGTTCGCCGACATCCCGCTCGATCGCGTCACTACGTCCATGACGGTCAACTGCAGCGCCAGCGTTTTGCTGGCCATGTACTTCGCCATGGCCCAACGCCGGGGGATCGCCTGGAATAAGCTGGGCGGCACGATTCAGAACGACATGCTCAAGGAGTTCATCGCGCAGAAGGAATGGATCAGCCCGCCGGCGCCCTCGGTGCGGGTGATCGTCGACATGATCGAATTCTGCGCGCGCCAGGCGCCGCGCTGGCATGCGGTGTCGATATCGGGCTACCACATTCGCGAGGCCGGCTCGACGGCGGCGCAGGAGCTGGCCTTCACGCTGGCCGATGGCATCGGCTACGTGCAGGCGGCGATCGAACGTGGCCTCGAGGTGGACACCTTCGCTCCGCGGCTGTCGTTCTTCTTCAACGTGCACAGCGACTTCTTCGAGGAGATCGCCAAGTTCCGGGCGGCGCGGCGCATGTGGGCCACCATCATGCGCGAGCGCTTCGGGGCCAAGGACCCGCGCTCGTGGCTGCTGCGCACGCATGCACAGACGGCGGGATGCAGCCTGACGGCGCAGCAGCCGCTGAACAATGTGGTGCGCGTTGCCATCCAGGCGCTGGCCGGCGTGCTCGGCGGGACGCAGTCGCTGCACACCAATTCCATGGACGAAACCTTGGCCCTGCCGAGTGAACAAGCAGTGCTCGTCGCCCTGCGCACGCAACAGATCATCGCCGAGGAAACCGGCGTCGCCAACATCGTCGACCCGCTCGGCGGCAGCTACGCCGTGGAGGCGCTCACCGACCGGCTGGAGAAAGAAGCCTTGGCCTACATCCATCGCATCGATGAGCTGGGCGGCATCGTTCGCGCCATCGAACTGGGATACCCGCAGAAGGAGATCGCCGAAGCCGCCTACCGCTACCAGCAGGAGATCGATCGCGGTGAGAAGATCATGGTCGGCGCCAATAAGTACCAGATAGAGGATGAGCCGCCACTCGAACTCCTGCGGATCGGCGCTGACGTCGAGCCCAAACAAGTGCAGCGCGTGCGCCAGCGCAAACAGGCGCGCAACGCCGCGGCGGTCGGCGCGGCCCTGGCCTCGGTCAAGCAAGCCGCCGCGGATGGGACGAACCTGATGCCGCCGATCATCGAAGCCGTCAAACAGGAGTGCACCGTCGGCGAGATCTCGGATGTGTTCCGTGACGTGTTTGGCGTGTACCGCGATCCCGCGTGGATTTGA